ctcctttttgattTTCAGGAGTGGAAAGATGAGTTGTGGTCCATGATTCAATATCTTGGTGAGGAAAGggacgaagaagaagaaaaagaagatgaagaagaagaagaagatgatgatgatgctgatgatcataatgatgatgatgaggatgatgatggtcATGACTTTGGGGAAAAGCTGTCAGCCTTGTATGGAGAAGAATGGAAGGGCAAATCTGCAGATGATCTCCTCAAGGAAGAAAATTACAAAGATATTTCAGAAGTTCTGAATTCCACTAAGAAGATTTTGACATGTAAATCAGTAAGTAACTTATGGAAAAGCTTACATTACCTGTCTCTATAATACATGTTTAATAATTTTCAATTACTGAAGTTTTCATTCTGGCCATTCCAGTTTGTTTAGTTAAAACAGTAATAGAAGCAGATGTGAAAATAAGAGCAGTATAATCCCAGGCACTGTCATGTTTTAATCTAATCTTCAAATGTATTGTTCACTATGTCTTCACTTTGGGTGCACAGTTCActatttattgatattattgTAATAATTTATGTTGATttccattttactgttttaaaggGGTTTTCCATTTAATCTCACCTTCTTCTAATTATTTATACAAGCAATCACTTTGAATACTCATACAAATGAAATAGCCTTCCAGCTCCtcactttttgtttatttattccagGCTGAAGAGCTGTCTGCAGAACTTGTCAAATACACCAGGGGTAGCTCAATAACggaagcagacaaaaacattaagagGTGGTATTGGCCACTAGTGAAGTGTGTGACTGTCAGGGTGCCTCAGAATGATCTTCTCCAGCATGTCACACTTGTGGACCTTCCTGGAAATGGGGACCGTAACAAGAGCAGAGACACAATGTGGAAAGAGGTAAACCACTGTGAATTATAGATGTTTCATTATTtgacaacaaataaaatgttgttaCAAACCACTGATAATTATTAACCCATTAGTAACTTGCTGATATGTTCACTCAGCTTGTTGGAAGTTGCTCTACAGTGTGGATTGTGACTGGAATGACTCGAGCAGCATCAGAGAAAGAAGCCTGGGACATCCTGGAAAGTGCCAGCAGCCTCATGGGAAATGGTGGCGAGTGTCAGCGCATTCACTTTATCTGCACCAAGACTGATGTTATTGATGAGTTAGATGATCAGTAAGTATTTGAAGATGTCAAAGGTACATAGTAAAGATCTAGATAAGACACTGACACAACCCACCAAGAAACCATTACAACTGCAGAGCTTTCCTACAAATGATCACATTTCTAGGTGTGAGGCATAAATGTCTAAAGTGCTTCATACTTTTTCACAGTGCtataaataaaacttcaaaTTTCTAAACAAACATAACCAGAAAATTAATAATCAGAAAATTACCTTTGACATCAGTGATCctcaaaatattttacttttcagtATGGGTTTCATAAAAGATTACTGGGCTTTTATTTGTAGAGGACTGTGAAACAAATGTTGGAATGAATTTCAGGTTTCAGTGCTGCAAATGTTGTGAGCTGCCACTTGACACAAATCTTTTCTTGTAGGTCACCATCTGAAGTTCGTGCTCGCATAGTTGACAGAAACAAGCAAGTCAAGGAAAAAATGATCAAAGTATTAAACAAACGGAACAAGGTTAAGGTGAGTTATAAGgaataacagaaaatatatatgtaactGTAAGTCTTACCTTAACACTGACTCTTTTTTGTCCAGAAACAATTCAGTGATGAATGTTTCAAAGTGTTCACAGTGAGCTCCCAtgagtttctgaaaaaaaaacgTCTAGAGCCAGATGACACTGGTAGGTGAAGTCTCCATAgcactatatactatatatatataactatataccTCAAatacataatttgttttttaagactAATTGGACGTGAGATGACATTGCAGTATATGTAATGTACAAACTGCACTTTTTTACAGAAATACCCAAACTTCAGGATTTTCTGCAAAATCTCAATGACTGTCACTCAGAGACATTAAACTATGTGTCTGGAGCTCATGGGATTCTCTCTTTGATGCAGGGGACTAAAAGTCAGCTGGTGgtaaaatgaagttttaatacaatattcactctcttgaattgttttaattttcattgaTAGTCACAGAAAACTACATtgaaataattaatataaataactTTCATTGTCttgaattgttttattgttttaacaaTACTGAAATGGTCCACATTTAATGTCAGTTATGTTCATGATTTTCATAATGTAGTTTACTTATGCATTTATTAGAGTTGTCACATTATATCAGAATATCATAACAGAgattcagaaagaaagaaagaaacggTGACTTGAAAGAAGCTCAGTCAGTTAGTGTTTACTCTGTAGTTTAATTGccacaaatattaaatatgtttttgattccaggctgacaaaaaagcagctgtgtgcaGACAGCTTGAAGAAGAAATCAGGAATGAACTTGATGAAGTGAGAAAATCCATGGAAGAGGCTAATAAGACTTTTGAAAAATGCCTCACTGAAGGGGTTGAAAAATCAAAACGTTCATGTGAAAGAAACTTGAGGTCCATCATATATCCTAGGGTACTTAAACAATCATTTGATTAAAGCagcttgtttttcactttggatgcaaatgtgtttcactatgtttttttctgtttagtctAAGAAAAAGAATAAGGGTTTTCACAGGACATTGAAGTGTATCGTTGAGAATGATGGCACCTACAAGTcaaaaaacaagaagcaaaTTAACCTGAATGCCAAGTTATCATCACACTTGACTGACAGCATTGATGAGAAATTCAGGAAGACCTTCCCGTAAGAAATGACTTAATTAGacataaaacacagtgttgGCTCATTTTCTGAACTCTGGAGAATGAGACTATATTTTACTGTCTAACTTCACAAATACAGAATGTatagaaaatacattattaaaacacaaacctgacaGTGCTACCTTcatgaaacatttcattgtgttaacatcacagaaatgaaggaaaatctGGACCGTACCATGGAGTCATCAATAAGTTTTCACTTGGTACAGAGGAGCTGattcagcagaacaaagatgttgaactgcagctgatgtttctcaAGACAGAGGTAAAAAATGAGAATAGAAACATCCTTTTCATTCATGTATTGTCAGTGAGACTTCAGCCGAATGAGATTAACATATACAtgtacagcactgtgcaaatgtttcagGCAATTTAAATGTTTAGATTCTTATGACACAAAATTGTACTATCAAGAAGGCATCCTGAATTAATACAATAGCATGACTATGACTCCAAACTCACCAAgtgttaaacaaaaacaaccaagtGTAACAGATAATGACTCAGAGCTCTGATGTCAACATCagggagtcagtctgggattatatagagagacagaagacactgagAATCTTAAATTTACAACAGACTCATTTTTTCCAAGATTTGTGGACAAGTAAATAGAAGAGCTGTGTGCAAGGAGGATTGGTGATGTTTAAAATACTgatttgattcagttttttctATTTACTGAGCATTTGGAAGTGTCAACTTTTATTGTGTGAAACGTTTGCACAGTACTAtataaatgtgcaaaacaaaggaaatgaacaATTTGGCTCCTACAAAGCTGTTATAAACTTTGCATATGAAGAATATCAGCGCAGGAAATGTTGACACTGAAAAGTGAAGCCTTATTTGTAATAACTTGAtctatgtaaaatgtttatcaatacttcattttctctctaaGGAAGAAAAACTTAAGACAAAACTCAACAGAACCATCAGGAAGCGCAAGAAAACGATCTACAACAGTCTGACAGACACAATCGAAGAATACATGAAGGAATGCTATAAAAGTACAAAAGAAGACCCTGACATATACAAGCTGACACtataataatacacatttattataattgTACAGAAAATCTAAGTTTGAcaacaattttgttttattatagaaGCAGCAGCTTTTAGTGGAAAGGGCACACTGGGCAACATGAGGGAAACTCTTGAGAAACATGTCCATGATGAAAAGAACAGGATGTTTGAGAGGGCTAAAGCTGTTATGTTGTACCTCCTTAATAAGCTGAAggtttgtcacactttaaaatacaaatacagcaaTGGTTTAGTAAAATATGTTGTGCTGCACATTTTCCTTTTCCAGGATTACAGGTCATCTCTTAGATGACGTTTTGATATTCAAGTGGATTATGTCTCACTAAAAAACCTTTTGAAACATTATCCTTCTGAAAGTCCTGCACAAATGTGCAGTTaggaataaacaaaacataattatttGTAGCCGTTGATCATTTTATCAGCCCAGTCTGAGACGCTCtttgtaaacacatttaaacagtaaaatgtgtgaTTCAATAAATACAGAGTGAGCAATAAATGATAAAGATTCTGATGCTGTTTAGGAGGAAATCCTGCAAAGACTGGAGACAACCCTGATGGAATCAATTGAGCAGTCACTGAAGACGGATGATTCCTCAATCCCAGGTAAAGAGATCAAATCTAAATTAAAGCAGTTATGTGAATCATTAAGAAACTGTGTAAATATATTAGTGAACTTAATAAATGAcaattcttatttttatcagtatgcttttgtttatgtttttagatGTGTCAAGAGAACTTGAGATGGTGAAGAGGTGCTACCATAAACTGAAAGACAGTGAAGATCATGAAATCTCAGTAACAGGGTAAAACGTGTGTTTAAATGTCTACACAATATATGTAAAGGGCCTTGATTATGAGCTGAGTGAAACCTAAATTATCCAAACAAATTCTTCAAACATATGATTTTATGTTCCAATGTGATTTTGTGATCCTCGTGTATATAAGACAAGTGCTCAGTAATGGTTGATGTGACAGTCCTTCTGTTTGTCATCATGTTTGAATGTTTATCTCTGGTGGATGTTCCAGGTTGGCTGAGtagagagaaacagcaggaaTTACCCACTAAATGTCCCTGCAGGCCTGAGGCTGAGGATCTGATCTCAACTGTTTTTGTCAAGTTATTATCCCTGTTTGCTTTGactgttgttttgatgttttctatGACTTTACTTTTTTAGTAATTACTTACAGATTTTATGCCGTTGATTGATTATAgtccagaaacagagagaatatGTGAGGAGAGAGGATGCAAAGGTCCCAAAACCAGGAACATTATAGTTTACATAGTACAGGTCTTAGCCACCAGGCCACTATGAGGCCTCagaggttttgtgtttttaatcattttttaaaatatttactattCATGTTTCTTGGTCTTTTTTCAGTAGGTTTTATGAATTTATTGTAGTTTGTCAGTTGATAGACTGCAGTTTTGGTGATTTTACTGAAAAAGCTTGAGCCTTGATTACAAAACATACTCTGGGCTGCATTTGACATAGATGATGAATTTTGAAGAATGTTGTTTAGTTAATGTTGATGAGCagaaaaattaattttagatgttttaatctgttttactaCAAAGTAATGGCTTCTATGTTTGCGTATTTGTGTCTACAATGAACATGACACATATGTTCTTTATGTAACATTTTGCTATAAACATTAATTCTTTCCTACTACATTACAGTCAGAGGACTGATAAGGGAATCCCTCTGAAAATGTTTCTGCAAGgtttgctctgttttttatttcctgtttatttttaacatttacttgCCTTTAGCTGTGAAATTTATGataaatgtcagttttgtcttactatctgaaaaaaatattgtactgacttgcataaaataaaaatatctaatgagacacaaaaagagaaatgtttactCAGAGTAGTTTAGGTTTAACCTGTTGAAATGTTTAGAAATGGAGGCAAATGAAACATCTGACAATCTGAACAGTTAAAGTTTCATTTCCAGAAATGATGTCCTGGTGAATGAGGAAACTGCCAACAGACTTCAGCCTCTGATTTAAAACTACTTATAAGTTTTTATTCTTAGTGTTTTATGTAACACATTGTAATGACATGCATAAAGTAAAAATTTCTAACAGGAGCCATAAAACGAGAAATTTGTCATGATTCAAAGGAATTTACTGTCATTCCAGTCAGTATTTGCAATGAAGAATAAAACGAAATTGGTTGCTAAGGTCCAATTAACAGCATCaataaagatttaaaataaataagaaattaagaCAGTGGATATTGCATGATGGATGTTACTCATCCCTAGTTTCGGTTTGACCTGTTGAAATATGTAGAAATAGAGGGAAATGAAACATCTGACAATCTGAACAGTTAAGTTTCATTTCCAGAAATGATGTCCTGGTGAATGAGGACACTGGCAACAGACATTGATTTAAAACGCTCATAAAGTTGAACcttttgtggttttattaaaATGGGAATGTTTTATGGTGCAGCAGTCTCCCTCCAACCAGCCTGCAAACTTCTGTGACCCAAATCACTAACCATTGACAGATTTTTGTTCAGAGTGTACAACTGATCTAAGGTGGACAATCTATTTACTCAAGTGATCTTTACATTTGAATTAATTATGGTTACACTGTGAGTCTAGAGCCATGGTCATAGGTGGAGTTTAGCTGTGATGGGGCTTAAAAATGACTCTTCTTGGGTTCATTTAATCTACttctgtgatgtgtgtatgtggctttGTGACCAAAACATGGAAGATcttaaataatgtgtttgaaCCTGCATGACAGGAAGTGGgttttagaaaacacatttacacattaggTACACAGAGGCAGGTCAGTGTCCTGACAACATTATgacaacattattttaaaacaaacaagccGAACCagaataaaatcaattaaattaaagataaaacattgttaaaatgaactaaaatacataaaacaggaatgaaaacacaaacgATTAGAagcacaaatacagacacatagGCGCAGAAAAGACGCCAGTGTTTGAAAATTATTCATAGACTAGTTCAGCACTGAACACCATCAATCctccatatatgattggataaCTAACTCTGCTGACCATGTCCCTCTGCATCTGGACCCTGGACGTCCCAAATGGGAGACCTCAGTCACTCTGGATCCAGTAAAGCATCTCCAACACCACCACACTGGGCACTGGAGACCCACAAGGCTGTGTGCTCAGTCCACTGCTGTTGACACATTGACAACCGTGTAGCAATGTCCAACTTAAACCATATCAAGTTCACTGATGACATTAGGAAGAACAGACTCGCAGCCTGTCTCTGAAAGTcagtaaaacagacaaaaaaagaaatacctGTGAACTTGAAGAATGTGGAGTGACCATTCTGCTCAACAGTGATGATTCCTCTGTGGGGATTACAAAGAACACCAAATTCCTTGGTGTTTGCCAGGCAGAGAACCTCTCCTGGTCCCTTAACCTCTGCACTCCCACAGTGCAgtcccaatagaccacttcgatctcagagtgcaggtctacttgtggttcccagagttgGGAGGCagagcagaatgggaggcagagcctttagttatcaagctcctctcctatggaaccagctcccagcctgggttcaggaggcagacactctctatacttttaaggctagacttaaagccttcctctttgacaaagcatatagttagggctggcttcaggcaaccctgaaccatcccttagttatgctgctataggcctagactgcccgaggaccatcggtgcactgagcttccctaccctaacccccccctcccttcccctcccctctcttctctcctcccacctcatgtatattccaccattgaatgttactaaccttgtgctctctctctcccctagtttgtgctctctccctctctctctgtaccttctgcaggtgtccctggtcctggagctgtatatcactgatgtgcagttactggtcccaccaacctgcagtgtctatttgttgtttattgttgctgttcttttctctctgctctatccactcaccccaaccggtcgaggcagatggccgcccaaactgagcccggttctgctggaggtttttttcttccgttaaagggagtttttcctctccactgtcgccaagtgcttgctcataagggaattgttgggtttttagttttagtttttggaaagtgccttgagatgatttgtattgtgatttggcgctatacaaataaaattgaattgaattgaattgaattaacctCACTGTAAAGAAAGTCCAGGTCTTTGGAGCCTCCGCACTCTGGAatcataaatattaaacatgtttgaaaatgtgctTCTCGATCAGAAGCAGTAAAATAACTGCACTGACACATTGTATTTGAGGATTTTTTGGACAATTAGGTGCAACAATATTCAAATTAGGCCACGTCCTCATGATCACTACAGGTTCTGTCCATCACTATTTAAACAATTTACAATAACTTCAACCTGCAATTCATGAATGTTGTACCCAGCAACATCAGACCGTATATTTTACATAGAACTATGTCtggtctgctctcatgttatCATGTTTACACTGTATTCATACaatagtttgtgttgttttgtatgtttttcattaCCTGCTTTTTTTGCACGTTGTTTTATAatctctttttgtgtttatgtaccACTTGGTACattgtttatttcactgtgtacCGCACAACTTTATAAGTTGATACAAAGCTACTACCCTGACATGAACCGTAGACTTTCCATTAAGGTAATAACCTTTAACGCCAACAGATGTTGCTGCAAGCTCATGCGCATGCGCAGCTCCGAATATGAAAGGTGTGATTGCGAAATTTGGTTTTGGTCCGATACCAAGAAAATACAGGACTAATGTTACAGATACCAATATTGATACTGATACAGGCTTATGTAGTTTCATGTAGGGGACAGCAGCATTGTGTCATATTTTCAGTAAATGCATAATCAAAAtgcaaaatctaaataaattatCATGACAACTCAGTGAGCAACATACTGaagtaaaacaaagtaaaagatCGAGCCTGGCACACTACTATCGATCCAATACCGATATCAATGCTGGTATCAGTATAAAGATTGATCCGCCCACACCAGAACAAAGAACCTCTGCCCAGGACACACCGTTACTTTGCTCCTCTCTCCTTATTTTCTACAGGTATGAcagaaactattttttttaacattaactgggTTGTGAGTCGACTGTCAATGTTTTGTTAGTGTTTGTAATAAGTTGGAGAAAGTTGTGTAACACTGTAAATTCAGTTTTGGGAGTGTTTGCTGAGTAAATGTAACTTTAGTCAGCAGAACCAACCAACGGTTaagaaaagcagtttttaaGTGGTTGTGATTGTAAATATAGTAACATGTGAGTTTAGAGTGTTAACCAGCCAGTCACAACTTGGGTGGTAGGAGAAAGAGGCACCAGATCTCACTACTTAACTTCcggtgtgcatgtgcgtgcttgtgtgtgcgCGCCTGCGTCTTCATGTGTCAATTCTATAGTATCACCCATTTTACTAATGATATTTATACTTTCACTTCCGTCTTTAAACACCTCAAGGTGTGCCTGTTGCTAGGTGACCACACTTTGTAACGTGCAGTGAACAGGAAATGTAGTCCTGCAGCCCCTGTGTCTGCACAGTATCAGACTTTTAATGGTGCTCAGTCTCCGAAGAAAATGTGGTAGGGATGAGTCTGTAGCAAACGAGAAAAGCCGACTCCTGTCGAGAAGAGCCGAATCTTCAGCCGCTCCTACTCAGTCTGCTGTAGATCTATGTAGGCAGGGGcgggattttattttgatggaCACAACATGCGGCCAATAACATGCGAGGACAGACTGATCATATTCTGTGACAGAAGAAAGGAGGCAGACGCTCGGGTGAACTGTTATATTTATACAGGGCCTCATGCTCTCTGACAGGGGTCTTGCTGGTGGTCTTGCTTTCCCccttgtctccatcactgtcctctcctttgtgctgtcaaccaaatagcaaacctTACATCCAATCACTGGATGTATAATCTAATAAGCAGTATGAATTGATTATATCATTATGTAAGATTTTTCTAATGGAATATTATAATTTCTCACCtcaacctggttgttttctttgaaaaaaaaagtatatccaTCTACAGAAGAACAACTTTCTAGTTTTTGAGGGTTTGCCCATGTAGTGGATGATCCGGTCCCGGTGTGCACCGCCGCCGTTATCAATATTCTTGCGGTTGCGAAGCTGCCGGTGTGATGTCGTGTAAGAATGGCACCGACACGGGATTGCTCTCAATCTGTCTTTACTggtacaaaagacaaacacacagtttccttCAAACGTGTGTTGTAACTGCGACTTGGGTCACCAACCAGACATCACTTGCTTTTTTCCAATTACCCGTGATCGTATAGtggtatttttacattaacagaAGATTTTAGAACATCATACAACAATGTACTGAACAACACATTAATCCGTAATACTGAAAAGAACagcttataaaataaaaacacatttcacatttacattgaGCCTACCTGGTAcaaaagacatacacacagtgtcCTTCAAACGTGTGTTGTAACTGCGACTTGGGTCTGGTACAGGGCAAAAATAGCACAATTACATTTAGCATCATGACTTTGCGGTGACAAGCTAGCCAGTAAGCTAGCGCTAACTTAATATGCTACTAAGTGTAGACAACATAGCAGTAACATTTTATCCACGCATATTTTCAATCTGGTTTACGAAATACAATCTAGCAGTGCTTATGTACCAGTTACATACTATAAACACTGTCATAACCAGGATATTAATAATTTTTATGTCGAAAACCGGTCTAAGCCATGCTACCATGCACTTACCACCAACCAGACATCACTTGCTTTGCTGGAGGTAGTGCAGAATGCCTGTAGGACCTCTGTACATGCAGTTACATATAACAACCAGCAGGCGGCTCTATTTCCCAAATTCAGCACATCAGTTTGGGTGaaattcattatattttcatctctgttacACCCAGTATCTGGATGCACTGTCCATAAATGTGTAAGTAAATTCTTTGTGTAAATGCACAGCTGATATGTGTAATTCCAAAAAGTGCATGCAACTTAGGAATGGTTTTGTTATTTGGCCATGTGGAGCAAAGTTGCCCTTGTCTATTGTAAACAACATGTTTTCCTTCATTTGCTAATGAAGAAGAATATTGCGTTGCTTTATAATACTAGATGCTATTGATATTTCATAGCACTTgcactaaaataataaagtgcatcagttacagTAGCGCATTACCTGGCAAATGTGCAGCTGCGTCAATTAATGTTGTGTGACAGTATTCACAGCATGGAGCTGTAACCACCATGGATTTAATCTCCACTATGAAAtccctctccacctccttcttccactttgcttttatgtgtgtggcagattagaaaacaaaacaagttcgTGAAATAagacattagttaataataggccTAATGAAGAATAGTAATGCCAGACTATGATCTGGACgtaaaactgaaagtaaaatatcAATCCCAGCACACTACTATAGATCCAATAGCGATATCAGTGTTGGTATCAGTATATGGATTACACCAGGTCCAGAACAAAGAACCTCTGCCCAGGACACACTGTTACTTTGCTCCTCTCTCCTTATTTTCCACAGGTATGACAGAAACTAATTTTTCTAACATTAACTGGGTTGTGAGTCGACTGTCAATGTTTTGTTAGTGTTTGTAATAAGTTGGAGAAAGTTGGAGAAAGTTGTGTAACACTGTAAATTCTGTTTTGGGAGTGAGtgaggaatgaagcttagctgcagtaaaacagagtacatgtgtgtaaatgagagggactcaagtagaacagtgaggttacagggagtagagatgaagaaggtggaggattttaagtacctagggtcaacagtccagagcaacggagagtgtggaaaagaagtgaagagacgtgtgcaagcaggttggaatgggtggaggaaagtgtcaggtgtgatgtgtgagaaaagagtgtcagcaagaatgaaaggaaaggtggacaagacagtggtgagaccagcaatgttgtctggtttagagacagtggcactgagaaaaagacaggaggcagaactggaggtagcagagctgaagatgttgaggttctctctgggagtgacgaggatggataggatcaggaatgaggacatcagagggacagctcatgttagatgttttggagaaaaagccagggaagccagattgagatggtttggacatgttcagaggagggacagtgaatacattggtaaaaggatgctgaggttagagcttcCAGGAAGGgggcctagaggaagaccaaagaggaggttcttggatgtagtgaaggaggacatgaggatagttggtgtgggtgaggaggatacagaggatagggttaaatggaggcagatgattcgctgtggcgacccctgaagggagcagccgaaaggaaaagaagaagaaatggatCTTAGTGAACCTCATCTTTGAGCAGAGAAAAGAGTCACTGTGTACTGCACCAACTGCATGTAACTTAAATGACAGTAATAACCACAGATTGGTGTGACTTGGTCTGATGGTTTGAACCTCCTCTATGGGCAAACAAGAGAGCCCAGTATAAAATAAAGAACTCAAAAGGTCAAGCACCTGAAGAGTTTGTGCTTCAAAGAGAACCAGACAAATTGTAAATACACTAACTTTATTATACTAACAACTAACTATATTGTTGATTCACTACACAAAATACAAGAATTtaattatcatttatcataacTGCCTCATAAATGTTGTTTATTGATTACATTGATTATTTCCCTTCCAGTTGCTGTTGGACATGGATGAGTTTGTTCGTAGCAAGTTAACTGAATGGGGCCTCAGCCAGTGGATAGAAAAATTTAAAGGTAAAGCATTACTGTTCTTCATTGGTGTACATAggtgatatacagtatttatgttcCCTAACAACACTGAAATACTTCAACATGTGAAAGTATATATCTACAGTTTGCAGTAGAATGCTAACATATACTTTGCAATTTACACAGACTTTTGAAAGAGTGTCTGTGTTCACAATGtataaagtcattttaaattgtgtaaatCAGAGGTAGCCAacctgccctgcttgttttccaactattcctgcccttagagcttctgattggctgaacacacctgatccaggtttTCAGTAGTgggttaaaaaaatgtgttagtTAGATTAGTTAAAAAACAAGTAGGGCAGGGCTGTCTAGTCCCAGGGTTGGCTACCCGTGGCAAACAGGGACATATTAACTTTATCGTACCAGTTATTAAATAGGATATAGTGCTATTAAAATATAATCTTTGCACAGGTGGCACTGAAATTATGAGTGACAAGCAGTGAACAGttgaaatacaataaatatgGACTCAATCTGTTTTAATTGCAGAAGA
This genomic window from Mastacembelus armatus chromosome 8, fMasArm1.2, whole genome shotgun sequence contains:
- the LOC113141530 gene encoding nuclear GTPase SLIP-GC-like isoform X2, producing MDEFVRSKLTEWGLSQWIEKFEDEGIDKESLYCLRDQEISELIPKVGPRAKFKEKLMSLKQEQEEPADSAQVLPSTSAISAKGKRKVDHQDVPSKCQSPPSKRQQISPENIIRSYVTKIVDSISQKLPKENTTRLNEFLKIKIRELETDKRELVGVFGKTGAGKSSLINAIIGEKKLLPSGSVSACTSIMIKVEANVHSSTYEAEIEFMTREEWKDELWSMIQYLGEERDEEEEKEDEEEEEDDDDADDHNDDDEDDDGHDFGEKLSALYGEEWKGKSADDLLKEENYKDISEVLNSTKKILTCKSAEELSAELVKYTRGSSITEADKNIKRWYWPLVKCVTVRVPQNDLLQHVTLVDLPGNGDRNKSRDTMWKELVGSCSTVWIVTGMTRAASEKEAWDILESASSLMGNGGECQRIHFICTKTDVIDELDDQSPSEVRARIVDRNKQVKEKMIKVLNKRNKVKKQFSDECFKVFTVSSHEFLKKKRLEPDDTEIPKLQDFLQNLNDCHSETLNYVSGAHGILSLMQGTKSQLVADKKAAVCRQLEEEIRNELDEVRKSMEEANKTFEKCLTEGVEKSKRSCERNLRSIIYPRSKKKNKGFHRTLKCIVENDGTYKSKNKKQINLNAKLSSHLTDSIDEKFRKTFPNEGKSGPYHGVINKFSLGTEELIQQNKDVELQLMFLKTEEEKLKTKLNRTIRKRKKTIYNSLTDTIEEYMKECYKKAAAFSGKGTLGNMRETLEKHVHDEKNRMFERAKAVMLYLLNKLKEEILQRLETTLMESIEQSLKTDDSSIPDVSRELEMVKRCYHKLKDSEDHEISVTGLAE